Part of the Micromonospora tarapacensis genome is shown below.
GACATTAGGTGTTGGGCGATACCGGCCATCCGATCACTGATGGGCAAGGAGGGGCAGTCGGTGGCGCGATGCCTCCGGTTAGGGCGTCGGCAAGCTGACACCGATCTCACCGGGTCCCCGCTACGGTGCCTCGGTGAGAAGAGCCCGCATAGTCCTGATCAGCACTGCCGTTCTGCTCCTGGCCGCTTGCGGCAGCGAGACTGCCACCACTACCGACGCCACTCCGCCGGCCGTCGCCACGTCTGCCGCTGCGGCACCGGCGGTTGGCGGAGCTCCGCCAATACCGGACGAGGCCACCACCGCGGCGTACATCGACGCCCTCAAGAAGATCGACCCGGACATCGTCGGCAAGAAAGACGACCGCTCCATGGTCAACCGGGGCCGAGACCAGTGCACCTCCGTCAGCGAGTGGCCGGACGACGAGGCGAGGCTGATCGACCTCACCAACAAGAGGTTCACCGCGCCGACCCATCCCGAAGGGTTCGGCAAGGAGACGGCCAAGGAAATCCTCAAGGTCGTCCACACCTACATCTGTCCCTGATCATTTCCGCCAGACGCGACAGCACGCCCCCGCCGGCCGAAGCCAGCGGGGGCGCTGCGGTTTGGACGTGCCTGCTCGGGGCGTCGCCGGTGGCACCGCATCGGCGTCTCTACCGGTGGCCTACACCCACCCGCCGGTGAGGAAGTGGGCGCCCAGCCACGCCATGAACGCCAGCAAGGCGAACCGGCGTAGCTGTGTCCAGCCGGATCGTGGTCGTTGCGGCTGACCTGGTAGCCCCCGCTGCGTACCGAACCAGGCCCAGATGTGCTCCGACAACGTGTCGCCGGCGCGGCTGTTGGCCAGGGCCATGCCCTCCACGACGGCGAAGTAGCCGAACCAGATGATCCAGGCCCACGTCCAGCCGGTCACGGCATATCCGGGCGGCGGGTGTGCTTGGCGACGTAGCCGGACGCGAACGCCACCGCCGAGGCGGCACTGGCCATCAGCAGCACCGCCACCGCCGCCGGTAGGTCGCCCTCCCTGCCGGGGGTGTGCACGTACGCGTCGACGAGCCAACAGGCGACCCCGCCGACCGCGACGCCGAGCGGCGCACCAGCGGCGCCGGCCTTGACCTTCTTCTCGACCTTCTGCATGGCGAGCCTCCTCATACTCTCTCGATGCGGTCCCGCTCGGACGGCGGGACAGGGGCCGGCGGGATCGGTTCCGCACCGGTGAGGCGCAGCTGGTAGGCGTAGCCGCCGGCGACCTGCCGCCAGTAATCTCGGTCGCTTTCGGCCCGGGCGGCCCGGTCGTCGGCCCGGTCACGGGCCCGGGCCAGGTCCCGGACGGATTCCCGCTCGTGTGCCCGGGCGCCTCGCCGCAGCGAGCCGACACCGGAGAACAGGGCCTGGATGGTGGCGAGCCCTCCGCCGCCGAGCAGCGCGGCGATCACCGCGGTGATCACCTCAGACGTGGTCACGAGCCCCCCTCACTCGGCCTGGCGCGTCGCCTCCAGCCGTACCGTGGCCACGTCCCGCCAACGCCCGTACAGCAGCAGGGCGAACCCTGCGAGGGCGAGGCTGGCCACCACCGACGCCGGCGCAAGCGACGACACGAGCACCACGGCGTACACGCCGTGCGCCGCCCACAGCAGGGGCAAACCGATGTGCTCACCGATCCACCGGTCCGTTGCCGCGCCGGCGGCCGCGAGCACCCCGCCGAGGACCAGGAAGCTGGCCCACAGGTACACCAGCGGGCCGGTGGCGTCCTGGACGCTGGGGGTGGGGTAGGCGGCGGCGCCGACACCGGCGGCGGCCATCATGGCGTAGCCGGCGACCCTCGACCACCGGCGCGGCTGCGAGGCCACCTCACCCCTGCTTCGTGGTGACAAGCCGCTTGAGCAGCTCATCGGTTAGCGCCCACGCCAGCTCGGGGCTAGCGGCCAGCTGGGCGGCGAGGGCGGACAGCGGGATGGCGCCGCTCAAGCCGTGGAGGTCGAGGGCCTTGGCCAGCTGGGCGTAGTTGATCGTCGGGGCCGGCTGAACGGGCGGCTTGGGCGCGTGCATGGCGATCAGCTGCCGCCAGTACGCGTCATCGAGCCTGGTCCAGGTGGGAGCCAGCGCCGACCGGCCGTCACCCTCGTAGCCCGGGCCGAGCACCTGCCGTTCGAATGCCGTGACCGCGGCGGCCGAATGGTCGCCGTAGTCTCCATCGACGATCAGCGGCTCTGGGCCCTTTCTCCTCGTGGGATGCTCGGCCCTGATGTCCAGCCGGTTGAGCCGGAACTGCAAATCCTTGACGGGCTCGCCCTGATCGCCGTGGCGGACATGCCTGCCCATGTCGTCCTCCAGTAGTCCGATGTGCACGAAGTAGCGGCGGAACAGCGGTCTCTGGTCGCGGTTCGCCTTGATCGAGTCGCGGAAGAAGCTGAAGTGGGTGTGCCACAGGTGGGACCGGTCGCCGGTGCTGCGTCTCCCGAGCCGGTCCCAGCGCTTGACCACCTTGCCGTCGGGCGAATAGATGATCTCCCGGATGTCCCGGGTGTCCGGGGCGTTGGCGACGCACTGCGCCACGCACCAGATCGAGAACGTGAAGAGGTTGTGGTTGCGGCCGCCGGAGCTGACGCGGAACGTGCCCACGTCCAGGGCGGCGGCGTCGAGGGTCAGGCCGTTGCGGTCCCGGGACGACTCGACCACGGAGTAGTCGTTCGTGACGACCCGGTCAGATCCACAGTGGTAGCCGCCGCGGTGGTTGGCATCACCGACGATGCCGACCTCGTTGGGTTCGAGATCCTCGTCGCGCGCCCGGTTCGGGTCGCGGTTGAGATGCGCGAGTAGCAGGCTACGGACGGCTAGTAGGTTTGCCGGTGCACGCGTCATCGGACCTCCTAGGGTGCGGGGTTGAGGATCGGTGTTCCGTCCGTGTACTGGTTGTCGGACCACTCGATCACCTCGGTTTGCACGAAATCACACGGGCCGTATTCGTGGGTGCCGGTCCACCGGCAACCGACCACGGAAACGCCGGCAATTCCCGCGCCGCCGCCCAACTCGCCGCGCATTTGCATTGCCCACCCGCCGCCGTCGATCGTGCAGTGGTGGATCTGGACGTCGGTGGTCGGCCCCTGCTCGGTGCCGAACCTGACGGCCTGGCTGGCGCCGGGACCGCGCCCGGCTGAGATCCAGCACTGGTGCAGCGTGGTCCGGCCGGTGTCCAGGGATTGGATGCCGTCCGAGTGGGGGTCCACGTTGTGGATGTTGTTCCCGGCGACCAGATTCGAGCGGATGGCCACCGAGTAGGCTGCGCCCTGCCATGCGTCGATTGCGCCGGAGTCGGGGGACGCGGACGCCATGCCCTGAATGTCGCACTCGACCAGCCACAGATAGTGGCCGGACACCGCGATCCCTGTTTCGCCGCTGCCCTGAAACTCGCAACGATCGAAAATGGCGAGTGGCTGCATTTGGTCGGGCGTGCCGTTCGCGTAATTGACGTCGACACACCAGAACGCTTCGCTTGGCATTTCCCACCGGCAGTTTCGGAATAGCCATGTGACGCCGTTGGGGACGTTCAGAACAGTTGTGGCGGTGAAAAGGATGTCCTCCCAGACCACCACGGACAGGATTGCCGTATCTCCGGTGATCGGGTGGGTCAGGATGTACGAGTCGGACCCGGTCGAGGTGCCGAGAGTCGCCCGCTCGTCCAGCACGACACCGGTCGGCACGCCCACCTCGACGCCGGCCTCATACGGCTCTTCGGGTGCGGTGGCCGGCGGCGGCAGCGGCGGCACCCATTCGCCGTCGATCCGGATGCGCCGGACGGTCGGGCCCTGCCAGGTGCTGCCGTCGGGGATCGGGTCGATGTGGTCCTCGGGATTCAGGCTGCCGACGAACTGCAGCGCGCCAGGGGCAATCACGTACTCGGAGCCGCTCTGCACGTACGCGGTGATCTTCGTCGGGTGGTCGTGGACGGTCGCGGCTTTGCCAGCGAGCGCGTCGACCAGGCCGGTGACGGCGGACTGCGGATGGGTGTGCGTCTCCGGTGGAAACACGGTCGGCTTGCCGGTGATCGCCGACCATGCCGGTGCGCCACCGCCGCCGCCGAGGGAGTCGACGTAGCTCTTGGTCGCCGCGTGCTGTGGCTGGGTCGGGGTCGCCGATAGGGTCAGCGGCCCGGTCATCGTGCCGCCGGCCTTCAGCAGGGCCTGGTCTTCGGACACCGCCGGGAATCCATCGGCAAGGCGCAGCGGCCCCGTCATGCTGTCGCCGGCTCGGGAGACAGGGTCGACGCGGCCGATCAGCAACACGCGAGGGCCACCGTTGGCCGACACGTACAACCACTTGATGTTGTCGGGGCCTTGAAACTCTGGGGCGAGGCCGAGCGCGTCGCCGCCCTGGGAGGTAACGGCGTCCGTGGCCTGGCCGGCTGCCGTGACCAGGTCGGTGTACCGGGTGCCGTCCACCCGCGAATCCCATGCGGTCAGGGTGACTCCACCGGCGGCGAGGGACAGCCGGGCGGTCACGCCGGGAATCCCGACATCGACGGTGTCGCCGAGTAGCAGGGCGTAGTCGGCGACGCCGCCGCCGTACCAATAGCGAGCCACAGTCGTCCTCCCTGGCTAGTAGTTGATCGGCCAGGAAACGGCCTGGAGATTCATGAACCGGTCAGTGCCGATGCCCCCGCCCCAGACCTTCACAGTGACGATCCCGGTGCTCGCGGTGATCTCACCGACCACCTGCGCTCCCGACGACACGACATGGCCGACGATCTCCTGGTCGTCGATCGGCCGGAATCCGGTGGGGATCGTGCCCAAGGTGCTGGTCTGGCCTGCCACTAGAGGCCCTGACACCCGTTGCGGCGTGACCGTCATATAGGCAGACCCGTTCCGCCGGCGGATCCGGTTGAACCGCGTCGTCCTCCAGTTGGCTGCGACCAGCCCGAGGGATGTGTGGGCGTTGTCGCCGGTGACGATCCACTGGCTGCCGGTGGAGACGATCGACCGGCCCGTATCGGTCTCCCAGCACCGCCGACCGAGGGCGTGTGGCGGCTGGGAACCCGACGTGCATACGTACTCGCCGTCAACGCCGAGATACCAGCCACGGCGGGCGATGCTCGCGTTGGCGAGGCTGCCGCCAGCGGGGATCGCCACCTCTCCAAGGCTGATCTCGAAGACGCCGGAGCCGCGTTGCTGCGTGACCGCCGGTAGGGCGGCGCCGGCGACTCCGGTGATGATCGCGTGCCGGGCGAGCATCGTCTCCCAGTCCAGCTGCACCACGACGTGGTCCCGGCGCGTCGCGGCCCCGCCGTTGGTGACGCCGGTGGCGATCTGCAGGTCTGTGGTGTTGTCGTAGGCGACACCACACAGACGCGCAGCGACTCCCGCGCGAAGCCACAGGTTGCCGCCGGACAGGTAGATGGGCACCGGGTCGGAGGGAGAGCCGAACAGTCCGGATGGGCTGGCCCAGCCGATCCCAGATGCATACTCGGCCTCGGTGACCTCGGCCTCGCCCTCGTCGGGGTAGTCCTCGTGGGGGAAGGAGATCTCGGCCAACGTCAGATCCTCTCGGTGCGGGCCGCGCGGCGGGCGAGGGTGCGGTTGCCGGCCACCCAGGCGGGGTCGGTGGCGGCGGCCTGGGTGCCGATCAGCGCGGTGCGGACGCGGCCGGTGCGGGGCACGACCTGCAGCCGCACGGCGCGAACGATGTCGGTTACCGGGGTCGTCGGGCCGGGCAGGACCAGGGCCAGGTCGCCGAGGGTGTAGGCGTCGCCGTAGACGACCTGCGGCGTGTCGACGGTCTCGGTGGTGATGGTCAGCTGCTCCCGGCCGCCGTCGAGGGTCTCGTCGCCGGCGTGCTCCAGCTGTTCGGTGTCGGCCTCGTTCTGCGCGTCGACGAACTCCTCCGAGCGCCACCAGGTGGCCACGGCGGCCGCGTCGACGCGTTCGACGATGGTGCGGTCGGTGCCGCGGCCCTCGCCGGCGACGATCGCCACTGTGCACGTCGGTGCTTCGGTTGTGACTTGCAGCTGCCGCAGCGTCCCGGTGGCAAAGCTGAACCGGGCGAAGCCTGTGCGGTCGCGCGGGGCGTACACCTCGGCGACGAGGTCCCGGTCGACCTGGCGGACGCGGAAGCCCAGCTCGCCGCCGGGCACACCGGTG
Proteins encoded:
- a CDS encoding peptidoglycan-binding domain-containing protein → MTRAPANLLAVRSLLLAHLNRDPNRARDEDLEPNEVGIVGDANHRGGYHCGSDRVVTNDYSVVESSRDRNGLTLDAAALDVGTFRVSSGGRNHNLFTFSIWCVAQCVANAPDTRDIREIIYSPDGKVVKRWDRLGRRSTGDRSHLWHTHFSFFRDSIKANRDQRPLFRRYFVHIGLLEDDMGRHVRHGDQGEPVKDLQFRLNRLDIRAEHPTRRKGPEPLIVDGDYGDHSAAAVTAFERQVLGPGYEGDGRSALAPTWTRLDDAYWRQLIAMHAPKPPVQPAPTINYAQLAKALDLHGLSGAIPLSALAAQLAASPELAWALTDELLKRLVTTKQG
- a CDS encoding right-handed parallel beta-helix repeat-containing protein translates to MARYWYGGGVADYALLLGDTVDVGIPGVTARLSLAAGGVTLTAWDSRVDGTRYTDLVTAAGQATDAVTSQGGDALGLAPEFQGPDNIKWLYVSANGGPRVLLIGRVDPVSRAGDSMTGPLRLADGFPAVSEDQALLKAGGTMTGPLTLSATPTQPQHAATKSYVDSLGGGGGAPAWSAITGKPTVFPPETHTHPQSAVTGLVDALAGKAATVHDHPTKITAYVQSGSEYVIAPGALQFVGSLNPEDHIDPIPDGSTWQGPTVRRIRIDGEWVPPLPPPATAPEEPYEAGVEVGVPTGVVLDERATLGTSTGSDSYILTHPITGDTAILSVVVWEDILFTATTVLNVPNGVTWLFRNCRWEMPSEAFWCVDVNYANGTPDQMQPLAIFDRCEFQGSGETGIAVSGHYLWLVECDIQGMASASPDSGAIDAWQGAAYSVAIRSNLVAGNNIHNVDPHSDGIQSLDTGRTTLHQCWISAGRGPGASQAVRFGTEQGPTTDVQIHHCTIDGGGWAMQMRGELGGGAGIAGVSVVGCRWTGTHEYGPCDFVQTEVIEWSDNQYTDGTPILNPAP
- a CDS encoding siphovirus ReqiPepy6 Gp37-like family protein, which produces MPGLLDTEVTITDRHCVPVTNPIRYVEVDAEIRFNAIVAGSVIAPAYAELTEALLPGHRVVIRDQGAIFKSGPIEGLDFVRTATGPDAAGRWMVDFGDDGAHLANRITYPDPSIPATEQTVDAQWTGTGPAGTLILDLVDDNGGPAALTARRVPQLVIGDGAGLGATLTYASRFQDLYVELRALAVLGGTGVPGGELGFRVRQVDRDLVAEVYAPRDRTGFARFSFATGTLRQLQVTTEAPTCTVAIVAGEGRGTDRTIVERVDAAAVATWWRSEEFVDAQNEADTEQLEHAGDETLDGGREQLTITTETVDTPQVVYGDAYTLGDLALVLPGPTTPVTDIVRAVRLQVVPRTGRVRTALIGTQAAATDPAWVAGNRTLARRAARTERI